Within the Staphylococcus argenteus genome, the region GTAAGACGCTACTTTGAATATCAAGGTTACGATGTAGAATATGTATCTAACTTTACGGACATAGACGATAAATTAATTAAACGTTCTCAAGAATTAAACCAATCAGTTCCTGAAATAGCAGAAAAATACATTGCTGCATTTCACGAAGATGTTGGTGCTTTAAATGTTAAGAAAGCTACATCGAATCCACGTGTTATGGATCATATGGATGACATTATCAAGTTTATTAAAGATTTAGTTGATCAAGGATATGCTTATGAAAGCGGTGGTGATGTTTACTTTAGAACGCGTAAATTTGACGGTTATGGTAAATTAAGTCATCAATCAATTGATGATTTAAAAGTTGGTGCGCGTATAGATGCAGGTGAATATAAGGAAGATGCATTGGACTTTACATTGTGGAAAAAAGCTAAGCCAGGTGAGATAAGCTGGGATAGCCCGTTTGGCGAAGGTCGTCCAGGGTGGCATATTGAATGTTCAGTTATGGCATTTCATGAACTAGGTGCAACGATAGATATTCATGCAGGTGGTTCGGATTTACAGTTTCCACATCATGAAAATGAAATTGCGCAATCTGAAGCACATAATCATGCGCCATTTGCTAATTATTGGATGCATAACGGTTTTATTAATATTGATAATGAAAAAATGAGTAAATCATTAGGGAACTTTATATTAGTACACGACATTATTAAAGAAGTAGATCCAGATGTACTAAGATTCTTTATGATCAGTGTACATTATAGAAGTCCGATTAATTACAATTTAGAATTAGTAGAATCAGCTCGTAGTGGACTTGAGCGTATTCGTAATAGCTATCAGTTAATCGAAGAGCGCGCAGAAATTGCTACTAATATTGAAAATCAACAATCTTATATTGAACAAATTGATACAATTTTAAATCGTTTTGAAACAGTTATGAATGATGATTTTAATACGGCTAATGCCATTACAGCGTGGTACGATTTAGCGAAATTAGCAAATAAATATGTACTTGAGAATACGACATCAACGGAAGTTATAGATAAATTTAAAGCGGTGTATCAAATTTTTAGTGATGTGTTAGGCGTTCCTTTGAAATCTAAAAATGCAGATGAATTATTAGATGAAGATGTTGAAAAACTAATCGAAGAACGTAATGAAGCAAGAAAAAATAAAGATTTTGCAAGAGCTGATGAAATCCGAGATATGTTGAAAGAGCAAAATATTATTTTAGAAGACACACCTCAAGGGGTTAGATTTAAACGTGGATAACCAACAAGATTATCAAATAAAGTTATTAAATCCATTAACTCTAGCATATATGGGAGACGCAGTTTTAGATCAATATGTACGTAACTATATTGTTATGAAACTTAAAAGTAAGCCGAATAAATTACATCAAATGTCAAAAAAATATGTATCTGCAAAAAGCCAAGCTCAGACGCTAGAACTTCTAATTGAACATAAATGGTTTACAGAAGAAGAAATGGCGATTTTAAAGCGAGGACGTAATGCGAAAAGTCATACTAAAGCAAAGAATACCGATGTTCAAACTTATCGTAAAAGTTCTGCATTGGAAGCTGTTATCGGTTTCCTTTATTTGGATAAGAGAGAAGAACGATTAGAAGCATTATTAAATAAAATTATAACCATAGTTAATGAAAGGTAGTGGCGACATGGAAGATACAGTTATTGTTGGTAGGCATGCTGTCAGAGAAGCAATTATTACTGGACACCCTATAAATAAAATATTGATTCAAGAAGGTATAAAAAAACAACAAATCAATGAAATTTTAAAAAATGCGAAAGATCAAAAAATCATTGTCCAAACAGTGCCAAAATCTAAATTAGATTTTTTAGCAAATGCACCTCACCAGGGTGTAGCAGCCCTCATTGCACCATATGAATATGCAGATTTTGGACAATTTTTAAAACAGCAAAAAGAAAAAGATGGTTTATCGACAGTACTTATATTAGATGGATTAGAAGATCCACACAATTTAGGATCAATTTTAAGAACTGCAGATGCAACAGGTGTTGATGGTGTGATTATACCTAAACGACGATCAGTTACTTTGACGCAAACTGTTGCTAAAGCATCAACTGGCGCTATAGAACATATTCCTGTGATACGTGTA harbors:
- the cysS gene encoding cysteine--tRNA ligase produces the protein MITLYNTLTRQKEVFKPIEPGKVKMYVCGPTVYNYIHIGNARPAINYDVVRRYFEYQGYDVEYVSNFTDIDDKLIKRSQELNQSVPEIAEKYIAAFHEDVGALNVKKATSNPRVMDHMDDIIKFIKDLVDQGYAYESGGDVYFRTRKFDGYGKLSHQSIDDLKVGARIDAGEYKEDALDFTLWKKAKPGEISWDSPFGEGRPGWHIECSVMAFHELGATIDIHAGGSDLQFPHHENEIAQSEAHNHAPFANYWMHNGFINIDNEKMSKSLGNFILVHDIIKEVDPDVLRFFMISVHYRSPINYNLELVESARSGLERIRNSYQLIEERAEIATNIENQQSYIEQIDTILNRFETVMNDDFNTANAITAWYDLAKLANKYVLENTTSTEVIDKFKAVYQIFSDVLGVPLKSKNADELLDEDVEKLIEERNEARKNKDFARADEIRDMLKEQNIILEDTPQGVRFKRG
- a CDS encoding Mini-ribonuclease 3, whose amino-acid sequence is MDNQQDYQIKLLNPLTLAYMGDAVLDQYVRNYIVMKLKSKPNKLHQMSKKYVSAKSQAQTLELLIEHKWFTEEEMAILKRGRNAKSHTKAKNTDVQTYRKSSALEAVIGFLYLDKREERLEALLNKIITIVNER
- the rlmB gene encoding 23S rRNA (guanosine(2251)-2'-O)-methyltransferase RlmB — translated: MEDTVIVGRHAVREAIITGHPINKILIQEGIKKQQINEILKNAKDQKIIVQTVPKSKLDFLANAPHQGVAALIAPYEYADFGQFLKQQKEKDGLSTVLILDGLEDPHNLGSILRTADATGVDGVIIPKRRSVTLTQTVAKASTGAIEHIPVIRVTNLAKTIDELKENGFWVAGTEANNATDYRNLEADMSLAIVIGSEGQGMSRLVSDKCDFYIKIPMVGHVNSLNASVAASLMMYEVFRKRHDVGEI